TATCCTTCATATTTGTATCTAAATAAGAACAGCTGATTATCAGAAACATCCATGTGAGGCCTGTATGTGTGGCCCAACTGGAAACCATAAACACCACAGTCACTGGGCATGGGCACTACAAAAAGGGCCTAATTACCATAGTTAAAATGACACgttccttaaggaacttttTAGGGGTTCTTCGATTTGAAACGGTGGGGGAACATctcaaggtgctttgaggaaccttcaagaaaccttcttcttctaaaaacccaacttttaacagtgtgggacccatgtgagattaaggtggtcTGTCACAATGGAGCCGTGTACAACGCATGTACAAACCCTCTCAGAGCTCATGCCtatctggaacccacctagtccaCGTCACAACCAATGGCGAATAACAGGAGAAGGGACAAAAATGCAGAGCTATGGTTAATGGGACAACATTGATCTGGTTCGCAATCAGCTTGAAATCTATCCCCCGGTTCGCTCAGTGGCTGTAAACGGAGCTGATTGGGTGTTTTACTCTCTAAAGTAAACCCATCCTCTGTGTTCTGCTTCTCTGTGTAGTTTAGGTTTCCTTTATACGTAGGCCAACAGATTTAGAGCTCATGTTCGGGCCTCAGGCGTTCCTGATTAGCACTGATATCCAGTAGGGAGTATAGCCTTCCAGCGCAGCCATTATTCCATTACATTAACAAACACATGTATACCTGTGGCGTGTCCAGGAGTTTAGGTAAGAACACACTCAGAAGTGGCTCCACCTAATCATGAATAAGTCCATTATGCACTGTTTACACACTGTCTGATTTGTGCTTTGGGCTACAGGAGCAAAAAAAGTGGCCAACTAACAGGTTAAAAGACACACGGGTGTCCatcgtggttaggatgttgtgacATCCTGTGtaggggcttcaagtaggcctacattgtaggaccatggcagtGTGTGCGTATGAGGGTAGGAGGGTGGTGAATATCTGTCAAATCATGCAACTATGTTCAAGAACATTAATAGAGAAAACAATAAGAAGGCAGGACAGTTTGACCAGTGGCTGGTCAATCATTTTGATTAGCCTATAAGTTGTCTTTTAGCTTTTTAGTTAGTTATTGTTTAGCCTGTTAGGTATCTGCTGCTTTCTGCCCACTTTTGCACACACGAATCTGTGTGAAAGCAgtctataatataaataatataataataaataatataatatagtctAAAATATAGTTAACTTAAAAATGGTTTAAAAAAGAAGTATCTGAAAGGCTAAAAGACAGCAAACTGACAGGTTACAACAGAACTAACAAacaagctagttagctagcaagATAGCTAGGATAGTTAACATGctaaaacatgtaaaaactACACCTAACAGGTTAAATAAGAGGCTAAAAAGTACCTAATAGGCTAAAAGGCTAAATGATAGCTAACTAACAGACTAAAGGACACCAAATAGGCTAAATGATAGCTCAGTAATAAGCTAAAAGACTGATAAGAGGCTAAATGATGCCTAATAAGCGAAATAatagctaacaggctaaacgATAGCTAATTAATAGGCTAAAGAACAACTAACATGCTAAACAGTAGCTAACTAGCAGCCTAAAAGACACCTAACAGGCTAaatgatagctagctagctaactaataGGCAAAAAGACACCTAACAGGTTGAACGGTAGCTAACTAATAGGCTAAATGATAGTTAACTAATAGGCTAAATGATAGTTAACTAATAGGCTAGAAAATACCTAATAGGCTAAATGATAGTTAACTAATAGGCTAGAAAATACCTAATAGGCTAAATGATAGCTAAGAGTTTAAACGATAGCTTACtagctaaaaggctaaaagacAGATGCCATAAAGGACAGCTAATAGGTTAAATGATAGTTAACTAATAGGCTAAATGATAGTTAACTAATAGGCTAGAAAATACCTAATAGGCTAAATGATAGCTAAGAGTTTAAACGATAGCTTACtagctaaaaggctaaaagacAGATGCCATAAAGGACAGCTAATAGGTTAAATGATAGCTAACTAATAGGCTAAAAGACACCTAACAGGTTAAACAATAGCTCCTTAATAGGCTAAATCTTAGCCTATCAAAAGACACCTAATAGGCTAAATAGTAGCTCAGTAATAAGCTAAAAGACTGATAAGAGGCTAAAAGATGCCTAATAAGGAAAATAatagctaacaggctaaaaGTATATGAAAAGATCACTACACAGGTCTCGCGTTTGTTTGTTAGCATAGCTAAGGCTTCATAGCTGTAAGACAGTTAGCTAGAGGTTTCACCTAGAGCAATCATAACGCTATGACAGCTCTGTGTATATGTAATCATAATCATATGATTATGTGTTTATAGACCAAAGTAGGTCCCAGactaatgaagatctggaggagttTAGGGGATGTGAATGGTGACAGTGTAAGTCCAGTTTTTGTTAGCAGCGTTAGCTTAGCTTGTAAAGTAAAGAAGCTTACCATCAGCTACCAAACATGTCCGGCTGGTCGGCTGAATCTGGGGTCAGCTGACTAGCGCAACATAAAGGCACCAAATCCCCCAGCATGAAACATGAtggggcagtagtggctcagcggttatagcgccgggatatcgataacagggttgtgggttcgattcccgggctcggcaagctgccactgttgggcccttgagcaaggccctttaccctctctgctccccgggcgctggagttggctgcccaccgctctgggtgtgtgtgtgtactcactgcccctaacacatgtgtgtgtgtgtgagtgtgttcactaccagatgggttaaatgcggaggacacatttcactgtacactgtacagtgacaaatacatgcacctttacctttatgttCTCAtggtaaagcacacacacacacacacacacacacacactatatacctTCTCCCTTCTCAAATATCCTCAATGCATgcaattcacacacacacacacacatgcatgcatgcctGCGGGGCTGCAGATTGTAGTGATAGTGAATAGATTGCAGTAATAATAGAGTGAACAGAATTATCTCCACTCTGATCTGTACTGTCTGAGTGACAATGCAGCACTAAtcagattacacacacactcacacacagtaaaGAGGACAGAAGGCCAGTGGACATTTCCCCACAGGTCACAGTGCGCTACCTGAAGCTCAGCTTCACATTTCAAGTGGATCATCATATAAATCTGtgcagtttattatttttctacagtattacaaaataaaaagtcCTTCACCAAGAAACTGCTTTAACACcaacatttcacatcaaatttAATAGGTCTTAATTCATTCCATTTCAGTtccattcatcatcatcatcaacaacatcatCGTCATCACTTCAAATATAGTTTATTATGTTAATTTGATTGAGACGTTATTCGTCTTAAACATTTAAGCATGCTTAACCTCAGCCCTCAGATGGCTCTGTTCCACACACACTACAACTGTGTACATTTCATACATCATATTTCATATATCAGAATATCTATCATATatggcatttcttttttttctgtgctcCACTAAAAGGTACAGCTACTAAATGTATCAGCTTTGAACTATTAGTTTTATGAAATCTCAATTGATGTTCTTTCCTGGAGCTTCAGGTGAAAGGTAGGCCTGGTCTCCCTTCAAAGATTTAGAGTTTAATGTCTAGAGTTTAAGATTTGGAGTTTGATTTAGGTATTTTAGGTGTGTAGGGGTTAGTGTTTTAAGTGTAGGGATTagtattttgtatttagtaCTAAGGGAGAAGGTTTAAGAATGAGGCTTTAGGGTTTAGTGTGTTTAGGTATTTTGAGTGTTTGGGGATTAGTGTTTAGTGTATAGGAATAGGGGTTTAGTGTGTAGGGATTAGTGTTAGGAATGTAGTACTAAGGGAGACAACTTTTAAGAAAATGTTAGAAAAAGACTATGTTTATGAATTGGTGTTTAGGGATCAGTGTTTAGTGTATTTGGgtatttgtaaatgtttagGGCTAAGAGTTGGTCAAGTGTTTAGGGATTAGTGTCTAGGAGTTTGGATTTAGTGTATTTAGATATTTTAAATCTTTAAGGGGGTTAGTGTTTAGAGTGTAGGGATTGGGGTTAGTAATTTAGTACTAAGGGAGAAGGCATTGGACATGTTTAAGAATTGGTGTTTAGGGATTAGTGTTTAGTGTCATTAAGGGTATTTTAATACCCCAGTTTATGGCTGAGAGTTTATTAGGTATTAAAGTTTAGCGGTTAGTGTTTAGGGTGTGGGGACTATCATGTAGTGTTTAGTACTAAGGAAGAAGACATTAATGTTTAGGGATTAGTGTTTAGTGTATAGGAATcagaatgtattatttaatgattagagtttagtgtttaaaaatgagtaaaataaGTGTTCCTGTTGTTTAATGATTCTGGTATGTTTTAGTACTTAAGGtttgtttttgatgtttttagaGTTTGATGTTAAGGGTTATTAGAATTTAGTGTTTAGATGTCTGAGGGTTTTGTGTTTATGGATTAATATTGAGTGTTTGGTGCTTAGGGATGAATATTTTGTTGGTCAGGATTTATTGCTTAGTGTTTAGCAATTTGGCATTTGTGTTTAAAGATTAGGTTAGAGAGAGTTTAGTGTCCATGGTTTGTGTAAAGAGATTCGTGGTTTAAGGATTAGCGTTTAGTCACAGGGAGAATATTGTAGGGTTTAGGGATTTGGTTTTAGTTCTTAGGGATTAGTATTGATCTTAGTGTTTAGCTTAGTGTTTGAAGCTAAGGGTTTAATGTTTAGAGAATAGGGTTTAATGTTTACAAATTATGGACtagtcttgtttttgttttttctgtatttgtatttagtGTCTAGGGCAGTCCTTGGTTCCCCACCCTGGTTTTGGGATTAGGGTTTAGTGCTTCAGAATTTGGGAGTGTCCAAGGTTTAGAGATTTGTGATAATTTAGGGTTTGGTATTTAGGGGTTTCTCCATTACGGTTTAGATCGAGAGATGCTCTTTATTGATAGACTGATGGGCTATTTGGCTGCTACAGTAGCAAAAGTACCCAATTTAGTACTGAATGTTTAGTGTTAAGGCTTTGATGGGTTGGGAGGGGCTGTACTGATCTCCCCCCAGCTATAAACTCCGGTTTTCGGTGTGGGGAACTCTCTGCCAAAAACCACATCGCAGGTGTCCGGGTTCAGCAGGTATCCACTGAAGGTGCTGCTAGACTCTGAATTAGTGTACATGCCATTACTGCTGGTGTCTCGCACCTGCAGCCACACCTGATCTCCCTCGCTCAGGTGCAGCACCACTTGCTGGGAGGTGGAGCCCAAGTCCTCAGTGCTCTTCACCACAGGCTGGAAGTTCCAAAACAGTCCAACCTTGAGGACGCGGCTGTAGGCGGTCAGGTGGTAGCTGAAGACATAGGTGCCGTTAACAGGCGCGGTGTAGATGCCAGTGTTTGGGTTGTAGTGCTGCTGCAGGTTGAAAATGACCCGTGTGAAGGCCACTGGCAGGTTGGGGGGCGGGAACACGGCATTCAGCGCAGCAGAAAAAGCAGATTGGACAGCAGGGCTGCAAGGGCCTGGCACCCCCATCATTCCCATCTCACCTTGATCACCTTTGTcccccttttttcctgaaacTCCTGGCGTTCCGGCCACGCCCTCCTCCCCCTTTTCACCTTTTGACCCTGTGGGCCCTGTGTCCCCCTTGGTTCCATTGTGGCAGTTGCATGCACCTTCCAGGCCCTGCTCTCCTTTATGACCTGGCGTGCCTGGGGTGCCTGGGATGCCTGCCAGGCCCGGGTCACCCTTCAGTCCCTTGGCGCCCACATCTCCGTTTTGCCCGGGTATTCCACGGGGACCCACAGGGCCTGGCAGACCTGGTTCTCCAGGAGGTCCCTGCACACTCTCACAGGTCTCTGGGCA
The sequence above is drawn from the Salminus brasiliensis chromosome 11, fSalBra1.hap2, whole genome shotgun sequence genome and encodes:
- the LOC140565123 gene encoding uncharacterized protein is translated as MWGSSVVLWFLVVRCMSMPEDRSLYPTIAPLDTLPLDPGVTPGPSPDLSYCQMLLEAPVPPPADQVPWFCMCSTCPNNAGQKGERGDRGLPGHPGYPGPRGLTGSRGPPGFIGHQGIKGEKGDEGVKGDPGVAGPPGAKGQSGLKGNKGEPGAGGPVGDPGPKGDDGQCPETCESVQGPPGEPGLPGPVGPRGIPGQNGDVGAKGLKGDPGLAGIPGTPGTPGHKGEQGLEGACNCHNGTKGDTGPTGSKGEKGEEGVAGTPGVSGKKGDKGDQGEMGMMGVPGPCSPAVQSAFSAALNAVFPPPNLPVAFTRVIFNLQQHYNPNTGIYTAPVNGTYVFSYHLTAYSRVLKVGLFWNFQPVVKSTEDLGSTSQQVVLHLSEGDQVWLQVRDTSSNGMYTNSESSSTFSGYLLNPDTCDVVFGREFPTPKTGVYSWGEISTAPPNPSKP